Below is a genomic region from bacterium.
TTTTCGGGCGATACGGCCCCGAATGGTCGTACGAGGAGTTCGCCAATCCCAACACGGGCTGGTGGGGCGCGACGCGGCGGGAATTTTTTCCCGCGGACGGCGCCGCGGCCGATGCCTCGCGCGAATTCGGCTACGGCGAGGCGTGGTATCGCGCGCAATGGCGCGAGCGCGGCTCAGGCGGGCGGCTTCGCATCCTGGCGTATCGCCTTATCGCCGCGCTGCTGCGTCTTTTGGGGATCGCACCGGAGAACCTGCTACCCGCGCACTACGTCGCCCTGCGCAAGATCGGCGGCTGATGCCCGCGCCGCGACAAGATCGCAGAGCGCCGCCAGCGCCTCGCGGTCGGCGTCGTCGAATTCGCCGGGGCGCGTGCTGTCCGCGTCGAGCACGCCGAGCAGGGCGCCGGACGCGTGGATGACCGGCACGACGATCTCGCTTTTCGACGCGGCGTCGCAGGCGATATGACCGGCAAACGCATCAACGTCTGGCACAACGACCGACTGCCGCGTGCTCGCCGCAAGCCCGCACACGCCGCGTCCGAACGCGATTTCCGTGCAGGCCAACGTGCCGCGATACGGGCCGACGATGAGCTTTTCACCCGCCGCCGCGCGATAGAACCCGACCCAGAAAAGCTCGGGCGCGTGCAGCGCGACAAGCGTCACCGCGGTCGCCATCGCGCTGACAAGAT
It encodes:
- a CDS encoding GAF domain-containing protein, with the translated sequence MHRIAPDVLAGCPDLVSAMATAVTLVALHAPELFWVGFYRAAAGEKLIVGPYRGTLACTEIAFGRGVCGLAASTRQSVVVPDVDAFAGHIACDAASKSEIVVPVIHASGALLGVLDADSTRPGEFDDADREALAALCDLVAARASAADLAQGDVVRG